The Miscanthus floridulus cultivar M001 chromosome 17, ASM1932011v1, whole genome shotgun sequence genome has a window encoding:
- the LOC136515905 gene encoding probable LRR receptor-like serine/threonine-protein kinase At4g29180 produces the protein MRKNGWDDLFEEGRHVTPELVRIYRDVRSFVDGARNCYTLWSLAVGLKYLLRASFMYGNYDGLNRPPVFDLYIGVNLWKTVNVSDPPDARVVAEAIVVVPDDFVQVCLVNTGSGTPFISGLELRPLKSSIYPQVNLTQGLVLLVRRNFGPTDSTDIVR, from the exons ATGAGGAAAAATGGTTGGGATGATCTTTTTGAAGAG GGACGGCACGTCACGCCGGAGCTTGTGAGGATCTACCGTGACGTGCGCAGCTTCGTCGACGGCGCGCGTAACTGCTACACGCTCTGGTCCCTCGCGGTGGGGCTCAAGTACCTCCTCCGCGCCAGCTTCATGTACGGCAACTACGACGGCCTCAACCGGCCGCCTGTCTTTGACCTCTACATAGGCGTCAACCTGTGGAAGACGGTGAACGTGTCGGACCCGCCGGACGCCCGAGTCGTTGCGGAGGCCATCGTTGTCGTGCCGGACGACTTTGTCCAGGTTTGCCTGGTGAACACCGGCTCCGGGACGCCGTTCATCTCCGGGCTGGAGCTGAGGCCTCTCAAGAGCTCCATCTACCCGCAAGTGAACCTGACACAGGGACTGGTCCTGCTAGTCAGGCGCAACTTCGGCCCGACTGATAGTACAGACATTGTCAGGTGA